A section of the Suncus etruscus isolate mSunEtr1 chromosome X, mSunEtr1.pri.cur, whole genome shotgun sequence genome encodes:
- the LOC125998970 gene encoding casein kinase II subunit alpha'-like, which translates to MAASAISIARVYADVNSNRPREYWDYKSFVIEYGEQDNYQILRKLGQGKYSNVFEAISSITNKRVIVKILKPVTEVKIKREIKILKNLRGGTNIIKLIDTVKDPQSKTPALVLEHVNNTDPKRLYQLSDYDTRFYIYELLKALDFCHSMGIMHRDVKPQNIVIDFKHKKLRLIDWGLAEFYHPGQEYNAQVGSLYFKGPELLLDFQYYDYSLDLWSVGCMMASMIFRKAPFFHGTDDYDQLLKIVRVLGTEDLWDYVQRYHIDLEHCLDQVLGTFPRLKWEFFVHSKNQHLVNPEAIDFLEKLLQYDHQERPTAREAMDHPYFSAIVKDQAPRKRPCVKSGHRKSKSKAIPRTSSAPNPSPLGHLATSPALEGTSFQKHNVGDTHKK; encoded by the coding sequence ATGGCTGCTTCTGCAATAAGCATAGCTAGAGTTTATGCAGATGTTAATTCAAACCGGCCTCGAGAATATTGGGATTACAAGTCATTTGTTATAGAATATGGAGAGCAAGATAACTACCAGATACTTAGAAAACTAGGCCAGGGTAAATATAGCAATGTGTTTGAAGCCATCAGCAGTATAACTAACAAAAGAGTAATTGTTAAAATTCTCAAGCCAGTAACAGAGGTAAAAATCAAGCGTGAAATAAAGATTCTGAAGAATTTGCGAGGTGGTACCAACATCATCAAGTTGATAGATACTGTAAAAGACCCTCAATCAAAAACCCCTGCTTTGGTTTTGGAACATGTTAATAACACAGACCCAAAGCGATTGTACCAGTTATCAGACTATGATACTCGATTTTACATCTATGAGCTTCTAAAGGCCCTCGATTTCTGTCACAGCATGGGCATTATGCACAGAGACGTGAAGCCCCAGAATATTGTTAttgattttaaacataaaaaacttAGACTGATAGACTGGGGATTGGCAGAATTttatcaccctggacaagaatATAATGCTCAGGTCGGTTCTCTATACTTTAAAGGCCCAGAGCTGCTCCTAGACTTTCAATACTATGATTACAGTTTGGATTTATGGAGTGTAGGTTGCATGATGGCGAGTATGATCTTTCGCAAAGCACCATTTTTTCATGGAACCGATGATTATGATCAGTTGTTGAAAATAGTCAGAGTTCTTGGAACAGAGGACTTATGGGACTATGTTCAAAGATACCACATTGACTTAGAACATTGTTTAGATCAAGTCTTGGGCACATTTCCCCGTCTGAAGTGGGAGTTCTTTGTACACAGCAAAAACCAGCACCTTGTGAATCCAGAAGCCATAGATTTTCTTGAAAAACTTCTCCAATATGACCATCAGGAAAGGCCCACCGCTAGAGAGGCGATGGATCATCCTTACTTTTCTGCTATTGTGAAAGACCAGGCTCCAAGAAAACGTCCATGTGTCAAGTCAGGGCACCGTAAGTCTAAGAGCAAAGCTATTCCGAGAACATCTTCAGCACCGAATCCTTCACCACTTGGACATCTGGCAacctctccagcccttgaagGCACCTCCTTTCAGAAGCACAATGTAGGGGACACTCACAAAAAATAA